In the genome of Chrysemys picta bellii isolate R12L10 chromosome 19, ASM1138683v2, whole genome shotgun sequence, one region contains:
- the LOC135972212 gene encoding C-C motif chemokine 3-like: MKVSVAALAFVLSMACCSQASIEEKNFEMSWRILPTCCFSYISRQIPRRFVVDYFVTSSLCSQPAVVLITKRGRQICTNPEDAWVQQYVNDLK; the protein is encoded by the exons ATGAAGGTCTCTGTGGCTGCCCTCGCCTTTGTCCTCAGCATGGCCTGCTGCTCCCAGGCTTCCATCGAAGAAAAGAATTTTGAAA TGAGCTGGCGTATCCTGCCCACCTGCTGCTTCAGCTACATATCCCGGCAGATCCCCCGCCGCTTCGTGGTTGACTATTTTGTCACCAGCAGCCTGTGCTCCCAGCCAGCTGTAGT ATTAATCACGAAGAGAGGTCGTCAAATTTGCACCAACCCCGAAGATGCCTGGGTTCAGCAGTATGTGAACGACCTGAAATAG